One Dioscorea cayenensis subsp. rotundata cultivar TDr96_F1 chromosome 15, TDr96_F1_v2_PseudoChromosome.rev07_lg8_w22 25.fasta, whole genome shotgun sequence genomic region harbors:
- the LOC120276979 gene encoding patatin-like protein 3: MDPVFNVDKLSFEIFSILESKFLFSPCAGAGSGNGKVRILSIDASGDAILAAACLARLEASLRKRSSNPSALLSDFFDLASGSGPGGFLAALLFTPRPDGSPPISTDDALRLLLKTRGRISRSPGILRRPRRIFRRLFGNATLRDAVKPVLIPCYDLRTRAPFMFSRADAVEAAEYDFRVRHVCSATCNAKRVESVDGTTKIEAVGGGVAMGNPAAAAVTHVLNNGEEFPSASGVDDLLLLSFGGGEVVAAPVTTELVPIAGKGHADMVDQALGMAFAYRGSRNYVRIQANGLSGARMNKTKKKSVSRVTDRRKLMEMAEEVLAQKNVESMLFRGKRISDQTNAEKLEWFCEELIKEHERRISSNNTETPPVVLKQAMTPTTTLSATTSRTSSIITTISTSSITSTSSP; the protein is encoded by the exons ATGGATCCCGTCTTCAACGTTGATAAGCTCTCCTTCGAGATCTTCTCCATTCTCGAGTCCAAATTCCTCTTCTCTCCCTGTGCCGGCGCCGGAAGCGGCAACGGTAAGGTCCGGATCCTCTCCATCGATGCTTCCGGCGACGCGATCCTTGCAGCAGCTTGCCTCGCTAGGCTTGAAGCGTCTCTCCGGAAGCGATCCTCAAACCCTTCCGCCCTCCTGTCCGACTTCTTCGATCTAGCCTCCGGCTCCGGCCCAGGTGGTTTCCTCGCCGCCCTTCTCTTCACTCCCCGCCCTGACGGCTCTCCTCCAATCTCCACTGACGATGCTCTCCGCCTCCTCCTCAAAACCAGGGGCCGGATCTCCCGATCTCCGGGGATTCTCCGGCGTCCCCGACGCATTTTCCGGCGATTGTTCGGCAACGCTACGCTGAGGGACGCCGTGAAGCCGGTGCTGATCCCCTGCTACGATCTCCGCACGCGAGCACCATTCATGTTCTCACGTGCCGACGCGGTGGAGGCAGCGGAGTATGACTTCAGAGTGCGGCACGTATGCTCCGCCACGTGCAATGCCAAACGTGTAGAGTCAGTGGATGGGACGACGAAAATCGAGGCGGTCGGTGGCGGAGTTGCCATGGGGAACCCCGCGGCTGCGGCGGTGACGCACGTGCTGAACAATGGGGAGGAGTTCCCGTCCGCCTCCGGCGTCGATGATCTTCTCCTCCTTTCGTTCGGCGGCGGAGAGGTAGTGGCGGCTCCGGTGACAACGGAGCTTGTGCCCATCGCTGGCAAAGGCCACGCAGACATG GTGGACCAAGCTCTTGGCATGGCTTTTGCATATAGAGGGTCAAGAAATTATGTTCGGATTCAg gcAAATGGATTGAGTGGTGCAAGaatgaataaaacaaagaagaagagtgTGAGTCGTGTGACGGACAGGAGAAAGCTAATGGAGATGGCAGAGGAAGTGCTGGCCCAGAAGAATGTGGAGTCAATGTTGTTCAGAGGGAAAAGGATATCAGACCAAACAAATGCAGAGAAACTGGAATGGTTCTGTGAAGAACTGATCAAAGAACATGAAAGAAGGATTAGCAGCAACAACACCGAAACCCCTCCGGTTGTGCTAAAGCAAGCCATGACACCAACAACTACATTGTCAGCCACTACAAGCAGGACCAGTAGCATCATCACCACTATCTCAACATCATCAATCACTTCCACTTCATCTCCatga